One segment of Micromonospora parathelypteridis DNA contains the following:
- a CDS encoding MFS transporter, whose translation MTAPVPAPALRMGTAAGRGTLLAAVLASGMVFLDTTVVNVALPKLGQDLGANVSDLQWTINGYLLMLAAFVLLGGALGDRFGRRRIFLIGVVWFTAASVLCGLAQGTGWLIAARFLQGAGGALLTPGSLSVLQASFHPDDRGRAIGAWAGLSGVSTALGPFIGGWLIDALSWRWIFFLNLPLAVLVVLAAMRWVPESRDESASRTEAPGRTRRRFDVGGALLGALALAGATYALIDAPTRGFDSAPVLIAALVGVVSAVAFVLLERRRGDAAMLPTGLFSSRLFSVLNLFTVVVYAALGGFTFFFAVYLQNVVEWSAFRTGIALLPMTLLLLIGSARAGALSARIGPRLPLTVGPVIAAVGLLLLRGVGPGASYWTDVLPGVLLFGIGLTLVVAPLTASVLAAVQDRFSGVASGFNNAASRAGSLLAVAALPLVVGLSGGGYEQKAELTDAFRGAMELCAGLLVAGAVLALVLVRRPPRDAPPSQPCHSLPAATPPAQRK comes from the coding sequence ATGACCGCACCCGTACCGGCGCCCGCCCTCCGAATGGGCACCGCTGCCGGTCGGGGGACGTTGCTTGCCGCCGTCCTCGCCTCCGGCATGGTCTTCCTCGACACGACGGTCGTCAACGTGGCGTTGCCGAAGCTCGGGCAGGACCTCGGCGCGAACGTATCCGATCTCCAGTGGACCATCAACGGGTACCTGCTGATGTTGGCGGCGTTCGTGCTGCTCGGCGGCGCACTCGGGGACCGGTTCGGTCGGCGACGCATCTTCCTCATCGGCGTGGTCTGGTTCACCGCCGCCTCTGTGCTGTGCGGGTTGGCCCAGGGTACCGGTTGGCTGATCGCGGCCCGGTTCCTCCAGGGTGCCGGCGGCGCGTTGCTCACGCCCGGATCGCTGTCGGTGCTCCAGGCCAGTTTCCACCCGGACGACCGGGGCCGGGCCATCGGCGCCTGGGCCGGGCTGTCCGGGGTGTCCACCGCGCTGGGTCCGTTCATCGGGGGCTGGCTGATCGACGCGCTCTCCTGGCGCTGGATCTTCTTCCTCAACCTGCCGCTCGCCGTGCTGGTGGTGCTGGCCGCGATGCGTTGGGTCCCTGAGAGCAGGGACGAGAGCGCCTCGCGGACCGAAGCGCCGGGACGGACCCGACGGCGGTTCGACGTCGGAGGAGCCCTGCTCGGAGCGCTCGCGCTCGCCGGCGCCACGTACGCCCTGATCGACGCGCCGACCCGCGGCTTCGACTCGGCGCCGGTGCTGATCGCAGCGCTGGTCGGGGTGGTCTCCGCGGTGGCCTTCGTACTGCTCGAACGGCGACGTGGCGACGCGGCGATGCTGCCCACCGGGCTGTTCAGCAGCCGACTCTTCTCGGTGCTGAACCTCTTCACCGTGGTCGTCTACGCGGCGCTCGGCGGCTTCACCTTCTTCTTCGCCGTCTATCTGCAGAACGTGGTCGAGTGGTCGGCCTTCCGCACCGGAATCGCGTTGCTGCCGATGACCCTGCTGCTGTTGATCGGGTCGGCCCGGGCAGGTGCCCTGTCGGCACGGATCGGCCCTCGACTGCCGCTGACCGTCGGGCCGGTGATCGCCGCGGTCGGTCTGCTGCTGCTGCGCGGGGTCGGGCCGGGTGCGTCGTACTGGACGGACGTGCTTCCCGGGGTGCTGCTCTTCGGCATCGGGCTGACCCTGGTGGTGGCACCACTGACCGCATCGGTGCTGGCCGCGGTGCAGGACCGGTTCTCCGGGGTGGCCAGCGGCTTCAACAATGCCGCGTCCCGCGCCGGAAGTCTGCTCGCGGTGGCGGCGCTGCCGCTGGTGGTCGGCCTCTCCGGGGGCGGGTACGAGCAGAAGGCCGAGCTGACCGACGCGTTCCGGGGCGCGATGGAACTCTGCGCCGGACTGCTCGTGGCGGGCGCGGTGCTGGCCCTCGTGCTGGTCCGCCGGCCGCCCCGGGACGCCCCGCCGTCCCAGCCCTGCCATTCGTTGCCCGCCGCCACACCGCCGGCCCAGCGGAAATGA
- the leuA gene encoding 2-isopropylmalate synthase, producing the protein MAQPVTDAETDPIARQRPSRMPYHRYQPYRDEFRVDLPDRTWPTRHIDAAPRWCAVDLRDGNQALIDPMSPERKRRMFQLLVQMGYKEIEVGFPSASQTDFDFVRQLIEQDMIPDDVTIQVLTQCREHLIERTFESLRGAKRAIVHFYNSTSTLQRRVVFGLDKDGIADIATTGARLCQKYAEIHTPDTDIFYEYSPESYTGTELEYALEVCSRVIDVIDPTPDRPLIINLPATVEMATPNVYADSIEWMHRHLPRRDSVVLSLHPHNDRGTGVAAAELGLLAGADRIEGCLFGNGERTGNVDLVTLGLNIFSQGIDPMIDFSDIDEVRRAVEYCNQLPVHERHPYAGDLVYTAFSGSHQDAIKKGFDALAADAKAAGVPVDEHTWAVPYLPIDPKDLGRTYEAVIRVNSQSGKGGVAYIMKSEHQLDLPRRLQIEFSGVVQHVTDHDGGEVDPSAMWEIFATHYLLDHQPDPAVRLTSYSIGATDGKVEIEAQVGVGAEQRSLAAVGNGPIDAYVNALQSVGVGVRVLDYHEHALSSGGDAQAAAYVECEVDGRTVWGVGTDANIVTASIKAVTSAVNRARR; encoded by the coding sequence ATGGCTCAACCTGTCACCGACGCTGAGACTGATCCGATCGCCCGGCAACGCCCGAGCCGGATGCCGTACCACCGCTACCAGCCGTACCGGGACGAGTTCCGGGTCGACCTGCCGGACCGCACCTGGCCCACCCGGCACATCGACGCCGCTCCGCGCTGGTGCGCAGTGGATCTCCGCGACGGCAACCAGGCGCTGATCGACCCGATGTCCCCCGAGCGCAAGCGCCGGATGTTCCAGCTGCTGGTCCAGATGGGGTACAAGGAGATCGAGGTCGGCTTCCCGTCGGCCAGCCAGACCGACTTCGACTTCGTCCGGCAGCTCATCGAGCAGGACATGATCCCGGACGACGTCACCATCCAGGTGCTCACCCAGTGCCGGGAGCACCTGATCGAGCGGACGTTCGAGTCGCTGCGCGGTGCGAAGCGGGCCATCGTGCACTTCTACAACTCGACGTCCACCCTCCAGCGCCGGGTGGTCTTCGGCCTGGACAAGGACGGCATCGCCGACATCGCCACCACCGGGGCGCGGCTCTGCCAGAAGTACGCCGAGATCCACACCCCGGACACGGACATCTTCTACGAGTACTCGCCGGAGTCGTACACAGGCACCGAGCTGGAGTACGCGCTGGAGGTCTGCTCCCGGGTGATCGACGTGATCGACCCGACGCCCGACCGGCCGCTGATCATCAACCTGCCGGCCACCGTCGAGATGGCCACGCCCAACGTGTACGCCGACTCGATCGAGTGGATGCACCGGCACCTGCCGCGCCGGGACAGCGTGGTGCTGAGCCTGCACCCGCACAACGACCGGGGCACCGGCGTCGCCGCCGCCGAGCTGGGCCTGCTCGCGGGCGCGGACCGCATCGAGGGTTGCCTGTTCGGCAACGGCGAGCGCACCGGCAACGTGGACCTGGTGACGCTGGGGCTCAACATCTTCTCCCAGGGCATCGACCCGATGATCGACTTCTCGGACATCGACGAGGTTCGGCGGGCCGTCGAGTACTGCAACCAACTGCCGGTGCACGAGCGCCACCCCTACGCGGGCGACCTCGTCTACACCGCCTTCTCCGGCTCCCACCAGGACGCCATCAAGAAGGGGTTCGACGCCCTCGCCGCCGACGCCAAGGCGGCTGGCGTACCGGTGGACGAGCACACCTGGGCCGTGCCGTACCTGCCGATCGACCCCAAGGACCTGGGCCGCACCTACGAGGCCGTCATCCGGGTCAACTCGCAGTCCGGCAAGGGCGGCGTCGCGTACATCATGAAGAGCGAGCACCAGCTGGACCTGCCCCGCCGGCTCCAGATCGAGTTCTCCGGGGTGGTGCAGCACGTCACCGATCACGACGGCGGCGAGGTCGACCCGAGCGCCATGTGGGAGATCTTCGCGACGCACTACCTGCTCGACCACCAGCCCGACCCGGCGGTCCGGCTCACCAGCTACTCGATCGGCGCCACCGACGGCAAAGTCGAGATCGAGGCGCAGGTCGGCGTGGGCGCCGAGCAGCGCTCGCTCGCCGCGGTCGGCAACGGCCCGATCGACGCGTACGTCAACGCGCTCCAGTCGGTCGGGGTGGGCGTGCGGGTGCTCGACTACCACGAGCACGCGCTCTCCTCCGGCGGGGACGCGCAGGCAGCCGCGTACGTGGAGTGCGAGGTGGACGGGCGGACGGTCTGGGGTGTCGGCACCGACGCCAACATCGTCACCGCCTCGATCAAGGCGGTCACCAGCGCCGTGAACCGCGCACGCCGCTAG
- a CDS encoding HNH endonuclease family protein, which produces MRTRSGPRAAVAALAAALALSVAGCVPQDEPDTPPPSDGGSAMEQLGELTVATAGSMKGYSRDHFPHWRDTGKNCDVRDSILQRDGKDVKLSGCNVVDGRWESVYDGRSAADPSEVDIDHMVPLANAWRSGADEWDDAKRGDFANDTTRPQLLAVSASSNRAKGDQDPSQWKPANRSYWCKYAESWVTVKHYWRLTVTSAEKTALTDMLEGCSVGSDS; this is translated from the coding sequence GTGCGTACCAGATCAGGACCGCGAGCGGCGGTGGCCGCGCTCGCCGCGGCGCTGGCGCTCAGCGTGGCCGGTTGCGTCCCGCAGGACGAGCCGGACACGCCGCCGCCGAGCGACGGCGGCAGCGCCATGGAGCAGCTCGGTGAGCTGACCGTCGCCACCGCTGGGTCGATGAAGGGCTACAGCCGGGACCACTTCCCGCACTGGCGGGACACGGGCAAGAACTGCGACGTGCGGGACAGCATCCTCCAGCGCGACGGCAAGGACGTGAAGCTCTCCGGCTGCAACGTGGTCGATGGGCGCTGGGAGAGCGTGTACGACGGCCGCAGCGCCGCCGACCCCTCCGAGGTGGACATCGACCACATGGTGCCGTTGGCCAATGCGTGGCGCTCGGGTGCCGACGAGTGGGACGACGCGAAGCGCGGTGACTTCGCCAACGACACCACCCGTCCGCAGCTCCTCGCGGTTTCCGCGTCCTCCAACCGGGCAAAGGGTGACCAGGACCCGTCGCAGTGGAAGCCGGCGAACCGGTCGTACTGGTGTAAGTACGCCGAAAGCTGGGTGACGGTCAAGCACTACTGGCGGTTGACGGTGACCAGCGCCGAGAAGACCGCCCTCACCGACATGTTGGAGGGCTGCTCAGTGGGAAGCGATTCGTGA
- a CDS encoding ABC transporter permease translates to MTLSPGKKREKIDRLSELAARDDERGVSLWQEAFRRLRGNPAAIVGAIILALFVLVAVVGPFLVPYAPTDTIGIREGLIRPGVIPGPTGEHWFGYDHQGRDEFSRMIVGARQTLLVGVVSTLIGLAIGALIGGVSGAAAGLGGRWGRWIDTTLMRFIDMLLAMPSLLLAVSIAALLGASLTTVMIAVGVVSVPVFARLLRGSMISQANSDYVLAATSLGVKKSKIALTHVVPNSLAPVIVQATLTLATAIIEAAALSFLGLGNPDTAVPEWGVMLADAQQYLGIRPSLAIYPAVAIIITALGFTLLGEAMREALDPKLRK, encoded by the coding sequence ATGACGCTCAGCCCGGGCAAGAAGCGCGAAAAGATCGACCGACTCTCCGAGCTGGCCGCCCGTGACGACGAGCGGGGCGTCAGCCTCTGGCAGGAGGCGTTCCGCCGGCTGCGTGGCAACCCGGCCGCGATCGTCGGCGCGATCATCCTGGCGCTCTTCGTGCTGGTCGCGGTGGTCGGGCCGTTCCTCGTGCCGTACGCGCCGACCGACACGATCGGCATCCGGGAGGGGCTGATCAGGCCGGGTGTCATTCCCGGTCCCACCGGCGAGCACTGGTTCGGTTACGACCACCAGGGCCGTGACGAGTTCAGCCGGATGATCGTGGGTGCCCGCCAGACCCTGCTGGTCGGCGTGGTCTCCACCCTGATCGGTCTGGCGATCGGCGCGTTGATCGGTGGCGTCTCCGGTGCCGCGGCCGGTCTCGGTGGCCGGTGGGGGCGGTGGATCGACACCACCCTGATGCGCTTCATCGACATGCTGCTGGCGATGCCGAGCCTGCTGCTGGCGGTGAGCATCGCCGCCCTGCTCGGGGCCAGCCTGACCACGGTGATGATCGCGGTCGGCGTGGTCTCGGTGCCGGTGTTCGCCCGACTGCTGCGCGGCTCGATGATCTCCCAGGCCAACAGCGACTACGTGCTGGCGGCCACCTCGCTCGGCGTCAAGAAGTCGAAGATCGCACTGACCCACGTGGTGCCGAACTCGCTCGCCCCGGTGATCGTGCAGGCCACATTGACCCTGGCTACCGCGATCATCGAGGCTGCGGCTCTCTCCTTCCTCGGCCTGGGTAACCCGGACACCGCCGTACCGGAGTGGGGGGTCATGCTCGCCGACGCGCAGCAGTACCTCGGCATCCGGCCGTCGCTGGCGATCTACCCGGCGGTCGCGATCATCATCACCGCGCTCGGCTTCACCCTGCTCGGTGAGGCGATGCGCGAGGCCCTCGACCCGAAGCTGCGGAAGTAG
- a CDS encoding ABC transporter ATP-binding protein, with protein MALLEVEDLSVTFARRGQRTVHAVDGVSFSVDAGEVVGLVGESGCGKSVTSLAIMGLLPKQPGLQVGGKAVFDGTDLLQLDDRSRRDIRGRDIAMIFQDPLSSLNPVIPIGLQVTEVLARHRGMKGEAAAKEAAALLDRVGIPDPKRRLKEYPHQLSGGMRQRALIAMAVACQPRLLIADEPTTALDVTIQAQILELLKELVRDSGTALLMITHDLGVVAGMCDTVNVLYGGRVVETARRRPLFRQPRHPYTVGLLGSVPRLDAGRGEKLNPIPGSVRDLLPWPDGCAFAPRCARRTDECVGEPPELVHAHDGRSYRCVNPEPVPGMVPAPREEESA; from the coding sequence ATGGCACTGCTCGAAGTCGAAGATCTCTCCGTCACGTTCGCCCGCCGCGGTCAGCGGACCGTGCACGCGGTCGACGGTGTGTCCTTCTCAGTCGACGCCGGTGAGGTGGTCGGCCTGGTCGGCGAGTCCGGCTGCGGCAAGAGCGTCACCTCGCTCGCGATCATGGGTCTGTTGCCGAAGCAGCCGGGCCTCCAGGTTGGGGGCAAGGCTGTCTTCGACGGCACCGACCTGCTGCAACTGGATGACCGGTCGCGACGGGACATCCGTGGTCGGGACATCGCAATGATCTTCCAGGACCCGCTCTCCTCGCTGAACCCGGTGATCCCGATCGGGTTGCAGGTAACCGAGGTACTCGCCCGGCACCGGGGGATGAAGGGCGAGGCCGCGGCCAAGGAGGCGGCGGCGCTGCTGGACCGGGTCGGCATCCCCGACCCGAAGCGGCGGCTCAAGGAGTACCCGCACCAGCTCTCCGGTGGCATGCGCCAGCGGGCGCTCATCGCGATGGCGGTGGCCTGCCAGCCACGGCTGCTGATCGCCGACGAGCCGACCACCGCGCTGGACGTCACCATCCAGGCCCAGATCCTGGAACTGCTCAAGGAGCTGGTCCGGGACTCCGGCACCGCACTGTTGATGATCACGCACGATCTGGGTGTGGTGGCCGGGATGTGCGACACCGTCAACGTGCTCTACGGCGGCCGGGTGGTGGAGACGGCCCGCCGTCGTCCGCTGTTCCGCCAGCCGCGTCACCCGTACACCGTGGGTCTGCTCGGCTCGGTGCCGCGCCTGGACGCCGGGCGGGGCGAGAAGCTCAACCCGATTCCCGGTTCGGTCCGCGACCTGCTGCCCTGGCCGGATGGCTGTGCCTTCGCCCCGCGCTGCGCCCGACGGACCGACGAGTGCGTGGGTGAGCCACCGGAGTTGGTGCACGCGCACGACGGACGTAGCTACCGGTGCGTCAACCCGGAGCCGGTGCCCGGCATGGTGCCCGCCCCGCGCGAGGAGGAATCAGCGTGA
- a CDS encoding ABC transporter permease — MFRFIVRRLLQLIPTLFGLSLLLFIWLRRLPGGPETAILGERGTPEMRAAIRRNMGLDEPILVQYGRFVRRMIKLDLGTSTSTKRAVTTEFIERFPGTVELTITAMIIAIGVGIPLGYLAARRRGRFLDHASVGGSLIGICIPVFFLGYVLKAIFSENLHWFPSSGRQDPTLGATRVTNFFVLDGLMTREWDAAVDALWHLVLPSIALASIPLAIIVRITRASVLEVLNEDFVRTAEAKGLTEQTVRRRHVLRNAMLPVATSIGLLAGGLLSGAVLTETVFAFSGIGAFVAEAIGQRDYPVLMGFILIIAVVYVLVNLLVDLSYSFIDPRVRVR; from the coding sequence GTGTTCCGGTTCATCGTCAGGCGCCTGCTTCAGCTGATACCCACGCTGTTCGGGCTCTCCCTCCTGCTCTTCATCTGGCTCCGCCGGCTCCCCGGCGGCCCCGAGACCGCCATCCTCGGCGAGCGCGGCACGCCCGAGATGCGTGCCGCGATCCGCCGCAACATGGGGCTCGACGAGCCCATCCTGGTGCAGTACGGCCGTTTCGTCCGGCGGATGATCAAGCTCGACCTGGGCACCTCGACCTCCACGAAGCGTGCGGTCACCACGGAGTTCATCGAGCGCTTCCCCGGCACCGTCGAGCTGACCATCACCGCGATGATCATCGCGATCGGCGTCGGCATCCCGCTGGGCTATCTGGCCGCCCGCCGTCGCGGCCGGTTCCTGGACCACGCGTCCGTGGGCGGCTCGCTGATCGGCATCTGCATCCCGGTCTTCTTCCTGGGCTACGTGCTCAAGGCCATCTTCTCGGAGAACCTGCACTGGTTCCCGTCCAGCGGCCGGCAGGACCCGACGCTCGGGGCCACCCGGGTCACCAACTTCTTCGTCCTGGACGGGTTGATGACCCGTGAGTGGGACGCCGCCGTCGACGCCCTCTGGCATCTGGTGCTGCCCAGCATCGCGTTGGCCAGCATCCCGCTGGCGATCATCGTCCGGATCACGCGGGCGAGTGTGCTGGAGGTGCTGAACGAGGACTTCGTTCGGACCGCCGAGGCGAAGGGCCTGACCGAGCAGACGGTTCGTCGCCGGCACGTCCTGCGCAACGCGATGCTGCCGGTGGCCACCTCGATCGGTCTGCTCGCGGGCGGCCTGCTCTCCGGCGCCGTGCTGACCGAGACCGTCTTCGCCTTCAGTGGCATCGGAGCGTTCGTCGCCGAGGCCATCGGCCAGCGCGACTATCCGGTGCTGATGGGCTTCATTCTGATCATCGCGGTGGTGTACGTGCTGGTGAATCTCCTGGTCGACCTCTCCTACAGCTTCATCGACCCGAGGGTGAGGGTGCGATGA
- a CDS encoding nitroreductase family protein, with product MADLTPLLAFRWSPRAFDPSAELTRDEAASLLEAARWAPSAENGQPWRFALGHRDDETWKRILTSLPGDDQGWVRHAATLVVGAHTGGDAERAAYDLGQAMAHLTLQATALGLHVRQLTHFDQVGLATELDLPGSIRPLVVAAVGRLGDPFALPADLRARETSLRHRRPVADLLLR from the coding sequence ATGGCCGATCTCACCCCGCTGCTCGCCTTCCGCTGGAGCCCCCGGGCCTTCGACCCGAGCGCCGAGTTGACCAGGGACGAGGCGGCCTCACTGCTGGAGGCCGCGCGCTGGGCACCGTCGGCGGAGAACGGGCAGCCCTGGCGGTTCGCCCTCGGCCACCGGGACGACGAGACCTGGAAACGGATCCTGACCAGCCTCCCGGGCGACGACCAGGGCTGGGTCCGGCACGCCGCGACCCTGGTGGTCGGCGCGCACACCGGCGGCGACGCCGAGCGGGCCGCGTACGACCTCGGTCAGGCGATGGCACACCTGACGCTGCAGGCCACCGCACTCGGCCTGCACGTGCGCCAACTCACCCACTTCGACCAGGTCGGCCTCGCCACCGAACTCGACCTGCCCGGCAGCATCCGCCCGCTGGTGGTCGCCGCCGTCGGCCGGCTCGGGGACCCGTTCGCTCTCCCGGCCGATCTGCGCGCCCGGGAGACCAGCCTGCGTCACCGCCGCCCGGTCGCCGACCTGCTGCTCCGCTGA
- a CDS encoding ABC transporter ATP-binding protein, with protein MSENDILVEVRDLKVHFPIKRGVLFDRVIGHVKAVDGVDLSIARGKTYGLVGESGCGKSTLGRALLQLTPPTAGEVSFDGVELTTLPSGKLRSMRRRMQMIFQDPMSSLDPRQNVESILTEGLQTHGIGTDRTDRRRIIGETLDAVGLPRWALSRYPHEFSGGQRQRIGIARALVLGPELIVADEPVSALDVSIQAQVVNLLDELQDSLGLTYLVIAHDLAVVRHISDTVGVMYLGALVEEAPSDRLYNEPLHPYTRALMSAVPVPDPDVEDRRERILLAGDLPSPANPPSGCRFHTRCPWAQPTRCADERPVLREIGASRVACHWAEQIASGELRPHQVSVQIVRPEDEGDAPSVVSAPTEPGSYV; from the coding sequence GTGAGCGAGAACGACATCCTCGTCGAAGTGCGCGATCTGAAGGTGCACTTCCCGATCAAGCGGGGAGTGCTCTTCGACCGGGTGATCGGCCACGTGAAGGCCGTCGACGGGGTCGACCTGAGCATCGCCCGTGGCAAGACGTACGGCCTGGTCGGCGAGTCCGGCTGCGGCAAGTCCACGCTCGGCCGGGCGCTGCTCCAGCTCACCCCGCCGACCGCTGGCGAGGTCAGCTTCGATGGTGTCGAGCTGACGACGCTGCCGTCCGGAAAGCTGCGCAGCATGCGTCGCCGGATGCAGATGATCTTTCAGGATCCGATGTCCAGCCTCGACCCGCGGCAGAACGTCGAGTCGATCCTGACCGAGGGCCTGCAGACCCACGGGATCGGCACCGACCGCACCGACCGTCGGCGGATCATCGGGGAGACCCTGGACGCGGTCGGGCTGCCCCGCTGGGCTCTGTCCCGTTACCCGCACGAGTTCTCCGGCGGGCAGCGGCAGCGCATCGGCATCGCCCGCGCGCTGGTGCTCGGGCCGGAGCTGATCGTCGCCGACGAGCCGGTCTCCGCGCTCGACGTCTCCATCCAGGCCCAGGTGGTCAACCTGCTGGACGAACTCCAGGACAGTCTGGGGCTGACCTACCTGGTGATCGCGCACGATCTCGCGGTGGTCCGGCACATCTCCGACACCGTCGGCGTCATGTACCTGGGGGCGCTGGTCGAGGAGGCGCCGAGCGACCGGCTCTACAACGAGCCGCTGCACCCGTACACCCGGGCGCTGATGTCCGCGGTGCCGGTGCCGGACCCGGACGTAGAGGACCGCCGGGAGCGGATCCTGCTCGCCGGGGACCTGCCGTCGCCGGCCAACCCGCCATCCGGCTGCCGTTTCCACACGCGCTGCCCGTGGGCGCAGCCCACCCGCTGCGCCGACGAGCGGCCGGTATTGCGGGAGATCGGTGCCAGCCGGGTGGCCTGCCACTGGGCCGAGCAGATCGCCAGCGGCGAGTTGCGCCCGCACCAGGTCAGCGTGCAGATCGTCCGCCCCGAGGACGAGGGGGACGCGCCGAGCGTGGTTTCCGCGCCCACCGAACCCGGCTCGTACGTCTGA